The Moorena producens PAL-8-15-08-1 genomic interval GAATAGATGATGCCTAATGGCTGCCACATGCTATTTTTAGGCAAAAATATGCTTTTTTCGACGTTATTTAACCATAGTAACAGATACTGGCTTCGCTTGCTCTCTCTTGCTTTTGTAAGGGAGGTTTTGCTTATCCAGACTGTAAAGAGTTCATTAACAGAATGTGAATAGATAGTGCTCACCATGGGTAGATCTGATCCAAAAAAATGTTAAAAAATTTTAAAAAATGTTGATTTTTCATGAACTGCTCGAAAGTTTAGGTTTTTTGTATCCTAATTAACAGTTTACTTGCCATCCTAGGTCTAATATCACACCCTAGCTTCGCAATTTTTTCAATGAGGCTACAGCCAAATTTGGTAGAGGATGGTACGAAAGTATGGTAAGTGGATTAGGACGACGTAAATTTCTGCTTTATAGCTCGGCGGCATTGGGAACCAGTCTTCTGTTGAAGGCTTGCGCTGATAGCCCCACGGCTAGTTCAGATGCTAGTGCTGGTGGGGAAGATACCATCAAAGTGGGTATTCTCCACTCCCTGACTGGCACCATGGCAATTAGTGAGACCACTGTGGTGGAAGCTGAAAAGCTTGCTATCAAGGAGATTAATGAAGCTGGGGGGGTATTAGGCAAGAAAATTGTGCCTATTGTTGAGGATGGTGCGTCTGACTGGCCAACCTTTGCTGAAAAAGCTGCCAAACTGATTGATAAGGATCAAGTCGTTACTATTTTTGGCTGCTGGACATCCGCTAGCCGTAAGGCTGTGCTACCAGTGTTTGAATCCAAAGACCATATGCTTTGGTATCCTGTGCAGTACGAAGGGCAGGAATGTTCCAAGAATATTTTCTACACAGGTGCTGCACCAAATCAGCAGATTGAGCCAGCGGTAGAGTGGTTGCTGAAAAACAAGGGCAAAAAGTTTTTCTTAGTGGGCTCGGATTATGTTTTCCCTCGCACCGCTAACACGATTATTAAGGAGCAACTCAAAGCCCTGGGTGGAGAGACCGTGGGCGAGGATTACCTTCCCCTTGGTAATACAGAAGTTACCCCGATCATTTCTAAGATTAAAGCCGCCCTACCAAATGGTGGCGTAATCTTCAACAGTCTCAACGGGGATAGTAATGTCGCCTTCTTCAAACAACTCAAGGGTGCTGGACTGACTCCAGACAAATATCCCACGATGTCCGTGAGTATTGCGGAAGAGGAAGTCCGGCAGATTGGTCCAGAATTTCTAATTGGTCAGTATGCCGCCTGGAACTATTTCCAATCTGTCGATAGCCTCGACAATAAGCAGTTTGTGGAAGCCTTCAAAGCGGAGTATGGCGAAGACCGGGTAACCAACGACCCCATGGAAGCCGCTTACATTATGGTTTACCTATGGAAGCAGGCGGTAGAGCAAGCTGGAACTACTGACCTAGAGCCTGTGCGCAAAGCTGCTATCGGTCAAAAATTTAACGCACCAGAAGGACCAGTAGAGATGTATCCGAATCATCACATTTCCAAGACAGTGCGCATTGGTGAAATCCAAGCCGATGGTCAGTTCAAAATTGTCTCATCCACACCTAAACCAGTTTCTCCCATCCCCTGGAATCAATATGTAGCAGAAACGAAAGGGTATGGGTGTGACTGGAGCGATCCCAATAAGGGAGGAAAGTACAAAAAGGAGAAAGCATAAATTATCAAGGATGAATTATGACCTATGAAGTAAACTACTTAGCATTTAAAATCGAGTTTTGTTAGTTGAGTGTTGAGTGCTTAATGTAAACTTCAAAAACAGAAAAATTAAGTAGTTTTAACCATTCATAATTCATCCTAAATAATTCATAATTTATCCTTCATAATTCAGAGTTAATTATTAAATTGTGCTGCCACTTTTAGAAGGAATTTTTAACGGGATTAGTATTGGCTCAGTGCTACTGATTGCTGCCCTAGGACTAGCTGTTGTCTTTGGACTGATGGGCGTGATTAATCTTGCTCACGGCGAGTTAATGATGTTGGGCGCTTATACAACCTATGTTGTCCAAAATACCTTTAAAGCCTTTTTGGGCGATTCGTTGTTTAATGTCTATATCTTTTTTGCCCTGCCCATGGCTTTTCTGGTGGCAGCATTGGTAGGACTGGTATTAGAGAGGGGGGTCATTCGTTATCTATATGGACGACCGTTGGAAACTCTTCTCGCTACTTGGGGGGTAAGTTTGATATTGCGGCAGTTTGTCCGCAGTGTAAATTGGGTATTGGTGATTGGGATTGGGGTATTTTGCCTACTGTTTTTTGGGTCAAGGTGGGTGATAAGCCGTCGTTTAGATTGGCAGAGAATTCGCAATTGGGCGATGGCTTTGATGGTATTCTTATCTCTAGGAATTGCCATCGTAACCGGGGTGTTGTTAGGACAAACCGGTCAACGGGGAATTACTCGACCTTGGTTTAGTGCCAGAAATGTAGACGTGACTCCACCAGCATGGCTTCAAGGGGGATTTCCGATTGGTAACTTCCAATTGCCCTATGCCCGGATCTTTATCATTATTTTGACGATTATTTGTCTATTGGGAACCTACTGGTTTTTAAATCGCTCCAGTTGGGGATTGCGGATTCGAGCGGTTACCCAAAATCGCAATATGAGTGCTTGCTTAGGTATCCCAACACAAACGGTAGATGCGTTAACATTTGCCCTAGGTTCTGGTTTAGCTGGTGTAGCAGGTTGTGCGATTACATTACTAGGTTCTGTCGGTCCCAATACTGGTCAAAATTATATCGTCGATACCTTTATGGTGGTGGTGGTTGGCGGTGTCGGAAACTTACTGGGAAGCATTTTAGCCGCCCTAGCAATTGGTACACTTACCTATCTGATTGGTTCTGGAAGCATAGCCTTTATGTTGATGCCAGTAGAGTTCCTTAAACCGGTAACGGACTTCTTTACCTTTTTTGCAACTACTAGTATGGCAAAAGTTATGGTCTTCGCTTTAATTATTACCTTTTTACAAGTGAGACCTTCAGGAATATTCCCACAAAAAGGACGCACGGCAGAATTATAGGTTTTGTATCTGGGTTGTGAACATAACTCAAAGGCAAGAGGCAAGAGGCAAGAGGCAAGAGGCATGCTAGCAAGAGGGGAAATAGCTCCGGAGTTTTATTGTCCAATAAAAAACCATACAGGTTTACATCTCAAATACAAACGCTATTATTATATAGTGTTACTAATAGTAATGAGATTTTTTTTCTATTCCCTGTTCCCTGTTCTGAATTCTCTACTCCCTACTCCCTACTCCCTACTCCCGATTCCCTACTCCCTGTTCCCTGTTCCCTGTTCCCTGTTCCCTTTTCTAACGTACCTCACCAAATTGATAACTGCTATAGTTGTTATTTTCATAAATTATGACGTATGTATCTAGAACAAAAGCCATTAAAAAGCAGCGGCGACGAAAGTTAATTATAGAAATAGTAGCAATCGTAGGAATTGCTCTAGTTTTCGCGTTATTAATGCCAGCGATTTTGCCGGATTTTCGCCTCAAGCTGTTGGGGCGTTTTTTGTCATTATCTATTGTCGCGATAGGGATTGACCTGATTTGGGGATATACCGGACTGCTGAGTCTAGGACATGGTATATTTTTTGCGTTGGGGGGCTATGCCTTTGCTATGCACCTCAAACTGCAATTACCAGAAGGAGAAATACCGGAATTCTTCACCCTCTATGGGGTAAAGGAACTCCCATTTTTCTGGCAGCCATTTTATTCGTTTCCTTTCACCCTAATTGCTATTGTTTTAATTCCCAGTATCGTGGCTGGATTGCTGGGTTATCTGGTATTTCGTAACCGGATTAAAGGGGTTTATTTCTCGATTTTAACCCAAGCCGCACTGCTGGTTTTATTCAATTTTTTCAATGGACAGCAAAAGCTAATTAATGGTACTAACGGGTTGAAAACTGATACCGAAACCCTGTTTGGGATGTTAGTAAGTTCCAAACAAGCTCAGTTAGCTTTCTACGAAATTAGTATCCTGTGTGTGGTTGTGATCTACTTATTGTCCCGTTGGTTAACCAGTGGACGCTTTGGTCGGTTGTTAATTGCCATACGGGATGATGAGAATCGGGTGCGTTTCTCTGGCTACGATCCTACCGGATTCAAAGTCCTGGTATTTGCGGTTTCTGGGGGCATCGCTGGAGTGGCTGGAGCTCTATATACCGTACAATCAGGGATTGTTACCCCCAGCTATATGGAAGTAGCGTTTTCCATTGAGATGGTGATTTGGGTGGCTGTGGGAGGACGAGCAACTCTAGTCGGAGCAATTCTGGGTACTTTATTAGTCAGACTAGCTCAAACCTTGTTGAGTGAGCAATTTCCTGAAGTTTGGCTATTTTTCCAGGGCGCGCTGTTCCTAATTGTAGTGACAGTACTGCCGAATGGTATTGTCGGCTGGTTGCGAGACGAGGGAATTGAACAAATGCGATCGCTTTTTGGTGCCGAAAAACCAGTGATAACAACTTACCCCAGCTTAGAAAAAGACCCGGTAGTCCAACGGGAAAAAGAAGAGGTTGGTCGTTAAGCTGGTCTTCATTTCCATTGTATGGTTATGAGAACAAGGGAGCAGGGAGCAGGGAGCAGGGAGCAGGGAGCAGGGAGCAGGGAGCAGGGAGCAGGGAGCAGGGAGCAGGGAGCAGGGGCTCACAGGGGTAAGTTTTTTACATTTGGGTCGGGAGTCGGAAGCCTCCCCGCGCCCATGCTCCACACTTCCTCAATTTCCCTTCTTGTTTAGAAATATCAGATGCACCCCACAGGATTTTTTTCCTATTCCCTATTCCCTATTCCCTGTTCCCTACTCCCTACTCCCTACTCCCTACTCCCTACTCCCTACTCCCTACTCCCTACTCCCTACTCCCTACTCCCTACTCCCTAAAATCCAGGACTTTTTACCTAACCCAATTGATAACGTCTAATGAACTCAAAAATTCTTGAAATTGATAACTTAACCGTAAGTTTTGATGGCTTCAAAGCAATTAACCAGTTTAATTTTAGTATGGATGCTGGGGAATTGCGAGTGATGATTGGTCCTAATGGTGCTGGGAAAACTACGTTTCTGGATGTAGTGACTGGGAAAGTACAGCCAACGGAGGGACGGGTGTTGTTTAAGGGAGAGGATTTGCGAGGCTTATCGGAACACCAAATCTCTCGCTTAGGCATTGGTCGAAAATTTCAGACACCACGAGTCTACCTAAATCTGACGGTTCGGGAAAATTTAGATTTAGCCTGCAATCGTGATAAAAATGTGTTTTCCACCCTGTTTGGACGTACATTACCCGGGGAAAAACGGACAGTAGCTGGTTTGCTGCAAACCATTGGTTTAGTGGAAAAAGCGAATTTACTGGCCGAGTTACTCTCCCATGGAGAAAAACAGCGGTTAGAGATTGGGATGTTAGTGGCTCAGTATCCTGATTTATTACTAGTAGATGAACCGGTGGCTGGTTTAACGGATGAAGAGACAGAAAATGTCGGAGATTTGCTGTTAGCTCTAGCCAAGAGTCATTCCATTATTGTGATTGAACACGATATGGAATTCGTACGCCAGATTGCTAGTCAAGTAACCGTATTACATCAGGGGTCAGTGTTGTGTGAAGGTACAATGGATCAAGTCCAAAATGACCCCAGGGTGATTGAAGTGTATTTAGGACAAAAGCCATCGATTACAGCAGAGCAAATGAAAATGCTACGGATTGTGTCTGCTATGGCTTGGTCTGATGGTAATCTGGCACCAGAAGAAGTTAATGTGATGATATCTCGCTTTAGCCAAGTGTTTGCGACAGATGCAGAACAACAGCAACAATTGCGACAAGAGTTACAGAATTATTTAGCACTTAATGTTTCCATCGAAGAGTTGACTACTGAAATAGAAAGTATTGAAGAACGAAAACTAATCGTAAAGCTGGCTTATGAAGTGATTAAATCAAGTTCCCGTACACCTACCGAACCAAAAATTAACGACGCTGAAGCAGCAGCTTACCAAAACTTAGTGAAGCTGTTGGATCTGCCAGCAGAAGTGGTAAAAAGCTTGGAAGCAGAAGTAGGAGAAGGGTAAAGGGTAAAGGGTAAAGTGTTATAGGATTTAAGGCAAGAGGCAAGAGGCAAGAGGCAAGAGGCAAGAGGCAAGAGGTAATAGGTAATAGGCAAAAGGCAAAAGGCAATAGGCAATAGGCAATAGGCAAGAGTTAATGCAATATATCGGGATTTTTGCGATTCCCGATTCCCGATTCCCGATTCCCGATTCCCGATTCCCGATTCCCGATTCCCGATTCCCGATTCCCAATTCCCAATTCTAAATTCTAGATTCTAAATTCTAAATTCTAAAAAACTCTTATGCTGCAAATTTCCAATTTAAATGTCTACTACGGTGAAAGCCACATTCTCAGAAATGTAGATTTGAATGTACCAGCAGGACAAATGGTTTGCCTGATTGGACGGAATGGTGTGGGTAAAACTACTCTACTCAAAACGATTATGGGATTACTGAAACCCCGCACTGGCACTATTACCTTTGCTGGTCAACCCCTGACCAAACTATCGACGGATAAACGAGCCAGATTAGGGATTGGCTATGTTCCCCAAGGGCGGGAGATTATCCCTCGGGTAACGGTGAAAGAGAATCTGTTGCTGGGTTTAGAAGCACGTCGAGGGGGTAGAAAGGTTGAAGACGACATCCTAGACACTATCTTTGAGCTGTTTCCGGTCTTAAAATCAATGTTGTCCCGGATGGGTGGTGACTTGAGTGGTGGACAACAGCAACAATTAGCGATCGCACGGGCATTAATGGGACGTCCTCAGTTATTAGTGTTAGACGAGCCCACGGAAGGGATTCAACCGTCGATTATTCTTGAAATTGAAGCAGCTGTGCGGCGGATTATTAAAACCACTGGAATTTCCGTGCTCTTGGTCGAGCAGCATCTACATTTTGTCCGACAAGCTGACCGCTACTATGCCATGCAGAAGGGTGGAATTGTGGCATCTGGCGCGACTAGTGAACTTAGTCAGGATGTGATTCAGCAATTCTTAGCGGTTTGAATCGGCGTAAGCATTCAGCTATCAGCTATCAGCTATCAGCTATCAGCTATCAGCTAATGCGCACGCTACGGAAGGTTTATTTTAAGCTGACGGCTGACAGCTGTTCGCGTAGCGTGGCCATAGGCCAACGGCTGAAAGCTGATGTTCATCTCGCGCTCTAGATCGTTAAAGTCAACACCAAAGACATCAATTTGTTCGCGGGCGAGGGCGGCTAGAAAGTCCCTACGGTTTAACCCAGCCACGGAGGCTGCTTTTTCCATCGAGATTTCCCGCTTTTGATACCAGTAGATAGCAGCAGCAAGCCGCATTTCCTGCACAAATTCTTCTGGGGGAAGGCGACGGGCACTAAAAACCTCTTCAGGTAAGTTAATTGTGACTTCTGACATTAGTTTTGTGCTAAACTTTGGTATTATTAAAAATTGCTGACCTATCTTTTTTATACCATAATTCCGTAAAATTATTATCCCACAAATGATATTGACTCTACAGTTTAGTTTAAGGTTAAGTCTAAACTTTCTAAGTAGTAAATTGTGATTGGACAAAACCAACCAGTTATATAGCGTTTATTATAGCTATGAGGTACACAGGATTTTTGACCTCTTGCCTTTTACCTGTTACCTGCTTCCTGCTCCCTGCTCCCTGCTCCCTGCTCCCTAAAAAAAATGTACTTCACCTAATTTAAACCGCTTTAATTGAATAAAAATGGCTGTACCAAAACATATTGTTGAGAGAATAATAGTAGCAAGAGAGCAGCAGCTTAAACAGTTATCTTTAAGCCGTGCTTTTTTTTATTACGATGGTTATCAGTTAAATGAAATCTTAACTGAAATTTTTAATTTATCACAGTTGAAAGTATTGGATTTAAGCGTAAATAAATTAACAATGCTCCCAGAATCCATCGGAAAGCTGACCAACTTAACCCAGCTTTATTTAAGTAGTAATTTATTAACAATACTCCCAGAATCCATCGGAAAGCTGACCAACTTAACCCAGCTTTATTTAAATAGTAATTTATTAACAATACTCCCAGAATCCATCGGAAAGCTGACCAACTTAACCCAGCTTTATTTAAGTAATAATCAATTAATAACAGTCCCAGAATCCATCGGCAAGCTTACCAAATTATTCGAGCTTTATTTAAGTAATAATCAATTAACAACACTCCCAGAATCCATCGGCAAGCTTACCAAATTATTCGAGCTTTATTTAAGTAATAATCAATTAACAACACTCCCAGAATCCATCGGCAAGCTTACCAACTTAACCCTGCTTAATTTAAGGGAAAATAACTTAACAACACTCCCAGAATCCATCGGAAAGTTTACCAACTTAACCCTGCTTGATTTAAGGGAAAATAACTTAACAACACTCCCAGAATCTATCGGAAAGCTTAGCAACTTAACCCTGCTTGATTTAAGCAACAATGAATTAACAACACTCCCAGAATCCATCGGCAAGCTTACCAACTTAACCCTGCTTGATTTAAGCAACAATGAATTAACAACACTCCCAGAATCCCTCACCAAGCTTACCGACTTAACCAAGCTTGATTTAAGGGGAAATCCCCTTGAAAATCCACCAATAGAAATTGCATCAAATGGGATTGAAGCAATCAGATCTTATTTCCGACAACTTAAAGAAGGAAAAGATTATATCTATGAAGCAAAACTCCTGATTGTCGGTGAAGCAGGTGCTGGAAAAACAACACTAGCAAAAAAGATAGAAAACCCAAACTATCAACTACAGGAAAACGAAAAATCTACAGAAGGGATTGACATTATTAAATGGAAATTTCCACTGGATAACGGTCGAGACTTTCGGGTTAATATCTGGGACTTTGGGGGACAAGAAATTTATCACACCACCCATCAATTCTTCCTGACCAAACGTTCCCTTTACACCCTAGTGGCAGATACCAGAAAAGAAGATACAGACTTCTACTACTGGCTTAATATAGTAGAACTTTTAAGCGACAATAGTCCTCTCTTAATTATCAAAAATGAGAAACAAGAACGCCATAGAGAAATAAACGAGCGCGCCTTACGGGGACGGTTTACCAACTTGAAAGAAACCCTAGCAACCAACCTAGCGACTAACCGAGGCTTAGACGATCTTCTTACCCAAATTAAATTTTATATTAGCAACCTCCCCCACATCAAAGAAGCAGCTTTACCTAGAACATGGAAACAAGTCAGAGAAGCTTTAGAAGAAGATAGCCGTAATTACATCAGTCTGGATGAATATCTACAGATCGGCTCAAACAATGGGTTTACTTTATACAACGATAAATTACAGTTAAGCGGTTACCTACACGATCTGGGAGTGTGTTTGCATTTTCAAGATGACCCTCTATTAAATAAAACGGTGATTCTCAAACCGGAATGGGGGACTTATGCTGTCTATAAAGTGCTGGATAACAATCAAGTTATTCGCAATCTAGGTTGCTTTAACCGCGCTGATTTAGAAAAAATTTGGTCTGAAGAAAACTATGCTTATATGCACGATGAACTGCTACAATTGATGATCAAGTTTCAACTTTGCTATCTAATCCCTGGGAGGAAAGATAACTACATTGCGCCACAACTACTAACGTTAAATCAACCTGAGTATGATTGGGATGAATCTAACAATCTAATTCTCCGCTATACCTATGACTTCATGCCCAAAGGTATTATAACTCGGTTTATCGTGGTAATGCATAAGTGGATTGACCAGCAGCAATATGTCTGGAAAAGTGGTGTTATCTTAAACAAAGATAACACCAAAGCAGAAGTAATTGAATATTACGAACAGCGAGAAATTAAAATTAGAGTTACTGGTAGACATAAACGAGACTTGTTGACTACTGTTATTTACGAACTAGATCAGATCCATGAGTCTTATAACCGCTTGAGGTGTAGTAAGTTAATCCCCTGTAATTGTTCTACTTGTAAAAACAGTCAAACTCCTTATTTCTATCAATTTGATAAATTAAGAGAGCGGATTGGTTATGGTCAGGATACGATTGAATGTGGTAGTCCTCCCTATAATACAGTTAAGGTATTACGTTTAATTGATGATGTGATAGGTTTAAAGCAGATCAATAAAGATGAACAACCAGATATCTATCGACAGCTAAACAAAGCTGATAGATCTATTATTATTAATAATAATATTGATGCTACAGGGAGTAAAACTATGTCTGAAAAAAACGAAATCAAGGTTGGGGACGGGAGTACGGTAATAGGAGCAGGAGGTAAAGAGTCTAACAACAAGAATTTAAAAGTTACCGTCAATGAGTCACCCACAGAGGAGAAATGGAATCTCTCAAATAAACTTGCTCTGATGGGCATAATAGCGACCTTATTGGTAGGATTAGGGGCATCGCTGTTTAGCTATTTTTTTGATAACCAGACTCCAGATCCAGCAACACAACAAGAGCAAGTAGATTAATCGTAGGGTGTGTCTTCAAACTCGGAGATCCCCCTAAATCCCCCTTAAAAAAGGGGGACTTTGACTATGGCTCCCCCCTTTTTTAAGGGGGGCTGGGGGGGATCATAATCTTGCGGAAAACTTTGAAAACACGCCCTAGGGTGGGCAGTGTCTAGTCAGGGGCTTTTTAAGGTGATATCTATTCAGCACTGCCCACCCTACATCAGCTAGATTAATCCTCAGGTGGGCAGTGTCTAGTCAGGGGCTTTTTAAGGTGATATCTATTCAGCACTGCCCACCCTACATCAGCTAGATTAATCCTCAGGTGGGCAGTGTCTAGTAACGGACCTTTTAAGGTGATCTATATTCAGCACTGCCCACCCTACATCAGCTAGATTAATCGTCCGGTGGGCAGTGTCTCGCAAGGGGCTTTTTAAGGTGATCTCTATTCAGCACTGCCCACCCTACATCAGCTGCCCACCCTACATCAGCTACATAAGCTAGATGAATCGTCCGGTGGGCAGTGTCTCGCAAGGGACTTTTTAAGGTGATCTATATTCACCACTGCCCACCCTACATAAGATATCTGGTCTTAGAATGATCCCCTTCTAAATCCACGCTTACCTCGACGTGAGCCCATTTCTTGACGAATTTGTTGGCGCTGTTCGTCGGTGAGAATACCCATCATCTCTTCCCGTGCTGACTTTTTAATCTCCCGGATGTCGTCTCGCTGCTCTTGAGAGAGATTCATACTTTCCATCTCTTCTCGTACTGACTTTTTAATTTCGCGGATTTCGTCTCGCTGCTCTTGAGAAAGATTTGTAGCCTCTTTTGCGTCTCGTAGTTGACCGCGTAGTGTTTTTATAGTTTCAAACTGCTCTTGTTGCTGGGGAGTGAGAATATCCTCAATTTGAGAGTATGTATTGTTACGGATGTTTTCAATCTGCTGTTCCTGCTGGTCAGTGAGGTTAAGTTTGGAGAAAGATCGATGCATTTTGTGGGCATTAGCTGCCATGGGAAAACTAGTGAGGGTAATTGCTGCA includes:
- the urtA gene encoding urea ABC transporter substrate-binding protein; the encoded protein is MVSGLGRRKFLLYSSAALGTSLLLKACADSPTASSDASAGGEDTIKVGILHSLTGTMAISETTVVEAEKLAIKEINEAGGVLGKKIVPIVEDGASDWPTFAEKAAKLIDKDQVVTIFGCWTSASRKAVLPVFESKDHMLWYPVQYEGQECSKNIFYTGAAPNQQIEPAVEWLLKNKGKKFFLVGSDYVFPRTANTIIKEQLKALGGETVGEDYLPLGNTEVTPIISKIKAALPNGGVIFNSLNGDSNVAFFKQLKGAGLTPDKYPTMSVSIAEEEVRQIGPEFLIGQYAAWNYFQSVDSLDNKQFVEAFKAEYGEDRVTNDPMEAAYIMVYLWKQAVEQAGTTDLEPVRKAAIGQKFNAPEGPVEMYPNHHISKTVRIGEIQADGQFKIVSSTPKPVSPIPWNQYVAETKGYGCDWSDPNKGGKYKKEKA
- a CDS encoding ABC transporter permease subunit, whose translation is MLPLLEGIFNGISIGSVLLIAALGLAVVFGLMGVINLAHGELMMLGAYTTYVVQNTFKAFLGDSLFNVYIFFALPMAFLVAALVGLVLERGVIRYLYGRPLETLLATWGVSLILRQFVRSVNWVLVIGIGVFCLLFFGSRWVISRRLDWQRIRNWAMALMVFLSLGIAIVTGVLLGQTGQRGITRPWFSARNVDVTPPAWLQGGFPIGNFQLPYARIFIIILTIICLLGTYWFLNRSSWGLRIRAVTQNRNMSACLGIPTQTVDALTFALGSGLAGVAGCAITLLGSVGPNTGQNYIVDTFMVVVVGGVGNLLGSILAALAIGTLTYLIGSGSIAFMLMPVEFLKPVTDFFTFFATTSMAKVMVFALIITFLQVRPSGIFPQKGRTAEL
- the urtC gene encoding urea ABC transporter permease subunit UrtC, whose translation is MTYVSRTKAIKKQRRRKLIIEIVAIVGIALVFALLMPAILPDFRLKLLGRFLSLSIVAIGIDLIWGYTGLLSLGHGIFFALGGYAFAMHLKLQLPEGEIPEFFTLYGVKELPFFWQPFYSFPFTLIAIVLIPSIVAGLLGYLVFRNRIKGVYFSILTQAALLVLFNFFNGQQKLINGTNGLKTDTETLFGMLVSSKQAQLAFYEISILCVVVIYLLSRWLTSGRFGRLLIAIRDDENRVRFSGYDPTGFKVLVFAVSGGIAGVAGALYTVQSGIVTPSYMEVAFSIEMVIWVAVGGRATLVGAILGTLLVRLAQTLLSEQFPEVWLFFQGALFLIVVTVLPNGIVGWLRDEGIEQMRSLFGAEKPVITTYPSLEKDPVVQREKEEVGR
- the urtE gene encoding urea ABC transporter ATP-binding subunit UrtE produces the protein MLQISNLNVYYGESHILRNVDLNVPAGQMVCLIGRNGVGKTTLLKTIMGLLKPRTGTITFAGQPLTKLSTDKRARLGIGYVPQGREIIPRVTVKENLLLGLEARRGGRKVEDDILDTIFELFPVLKSMLSRMGGDLSGGQQQQLAIARALMGRPQLLVLDEPTEGIQPSIILEIEAAVRRIIKTTGISVLLVEQHLHFVRQADRYYAMQKGGIVASGATSELSQDVIQQFLAV
- a CDS encoding UPF0175 family protein, which gives rise to MSEVTINLPEEVFSARRLPPEEFVQEMRLAAAIYWYQKREISMEKAASVAGLNRRDFLAALAREQIDVFGVDFNDLEREMNISFQPLAYGHATRTAVSRQLKINLP
- a CDS encoding COR domain-containing protein, translating into MAVPKHIVERIIVAREQQLKQLSLSRAFFYYDGYQLNEILTEIFNLSQLKVLDLSVNKLTMLPESIGKLTNLTQLYLSSNLLTILPESIGKLTNLTQLYLNSNLLTILPESIGKLTNLTQLYLSNNQLITVPESIGKLTKLFELYLSNNQLTTLPESIGKLTKLFELYLSNNQLTTLPESIGKLTNLTLLNLRENNLTTLPESIGKFTNLTLLDLRENNLTTLPESIGKLSNLTLLDLSNNELTTLPESIGKLTNLTLLDLSNNELTTLPESLTKLTDLTKLDLRGNPLENPPIEIASNGIEAIRSYFRQLKEGKDYIYEAKLLIVGEAGAGKTTLAKKIENPNYQLQENEKSTEGIDIIKWKFPLDNGRDFRVNIWDFGGQEIYHTTHQFFLTKRSLYTLVADTRKEDTDFYYWLNIVELLSDNSPLLIIKNEKQERHREINERALRGRFTNLKETLATNLATNRGLDDLLTQIKFYISNLPHIKEAALPRTWKQVREALEEDSRNYISLDEYLQIGSNNGFTLYNDKLQLSGYLHDLGVCLHFQDDPLLNKTVILKPEWGTYAVYKVLDNNQVIRNLGCFNRADLEKIWSEENYAYMHDELLQLMIKFQLCYLIPGRKDNYIAPQLLTLNQPEYDWDESNNLILRYTYDFMPKGIITRFIVVMHKWIDQQQYVWKSGVILNKDNTKAEVIEYYEQREIKIRVTGRHKRDLLTTVIYELDQIHESYNRLRCSKLIPCNCSTCKNSQTPYFYQFDKLRERIGYGQDTIECGSPPYNTVKVLRLIDDVIGLKQINKDEQPDIYRQLNKADRSIIINNNIDATGSKTMSEKNEIKVGDGSTVIGAGGKESNNKNLKVTVNESPTEEKWNLSNKLALMGIIATLLVGLGASLFSYFFDNQTPDPATQQEQVD
- a CDS encoding Spy/CpxP family protein refolding chaperone, with product MNIKHFSLLAGLAAITLTSFPMAANAHKMHRSFSKLNLTDQQEQQIENIRNNTYSQIEDILTPQQQEQFETIKTLRGQLRDAKEATNLSQEQRDEIREIKKSVREEMESMNLSQEQRDDIREIKKSAREEMMGILTDEQRQQIRQEMGSRRGKRGFRRGSF